The DNA region ATATCCTATATAAATTAGATCGTGATTATTTTACCTCATCAAACCAATATATCCTATATAAATTAGATCATGATTATGACTAAATTCAACCCAGTTGAGtgtaatatttttaaataatgACAATTTATAAATAGGAATAATTTTTTTGTaatagaaaaaatgaaaaatagaaCCATTTCAATAGTAAGAAAATCAGAAGGGTGACAAAACAAACAGATATAATGTTATTTTATTCTCATTTCTGGTTAAAGTGTTTTTTCTTCATGAAGGAACTAGACTGTAACAAACTTGCACTTATTCTGAATTCATAGAAAATAACTTCCACTCAAGGTGCTTTAAGCATTCAAATTATAATAGTTTCAGCTTCACAAGAATAAATACATTGGTTctatataaaaataaaatagttGAAAATTTTCAAAGTCTATAACCATGCAAATACTTAGCCCATCTTCTAGCCATATAAGGATCATGAAAATCCCAGCATTCAACACTACTATTCCTACCACCTGTGTTTGTACTGTTCATATATCTTTCACTCTCATTCTCATTCTCTTCaccatcatcatcttcttcaccTTTGTGTTCATCTCCAACACCTACAACACTTTCTCCTGTTCTTCTAACACACTCATCAATTTCACCTTCAATGTAGCTATATTCTACATAAACATGACTACAATCACCTAAGTCTAATACAATTCTTCTTTCTTCTCCACCTCTTATCTCTCCGATTCTTATCACTCTTCCATTTCCGCCTTCTTCGCCGGCTCCGCATATTCTTAGTTGGATTTCCCTAACAATGCCTCCTAACATTTTGGCTAAGAACTCCTCAAACTCTTGCATGACAAATCCACTTGAAGTGCCGAAGCCGAATCCTACATGAAATCGATGAATTGGAGTGGATGGAAGTTCCATGCTGATCGCGTGGTATGGTCTTGTAGGGTTATCAGATAGGTGGAGGATACAGGACTCGGGGTTCTTGTGTAATCGGTCTTCGAGAATCTTAATTCCTTTCTTCAACCCTTCGACTGGATCGGCTTGGCCCATGTAAAACAAACGGTCGATAACTTGAAGGGCTGTGCGTTTTCCGTAGGTTGTCATGCGTCTTAAGGGGAAGACACGAGCTGCGGCTGAGGAGTATGTGACAATGGCTAGTCGGTCGATGTGCCTGAGGGAGAAAACCACAAGAGCCATTGCTTGTTTGAGAAGCCTTAGGTGTGGTCCATTGGGACTAGCAACTAAGACCAAGTCGGTTGCTCGTTCGTGGGCTAGTTTCACCGAAAGATAAGCTCTATTAGACGAGGGACAGGTGATATAAGGCGTTTGCATAGGTGAAGAATGTAACATCGATGAGGAGCTGCAAGGACATGAGGCATGGTTGCTCACTTGCAAAGCAGGATGGAAACTAGTTGCTGCATTTGGTGGAATAGGTTCTAGAGAGAAACACAATTTGGGAGTATTGGGTGATTCATTAGGCTCAACAGGATCATCATCGTCATAGCGAGCTGTACGCAGGACAGAACGGCGATGAACACGGAAGGTGGCAATAGAATCATCAAGGATTCGCAGAATAGGATCACTTTGGTTACTAGAAGCAAAAGAACCAGAAAGAGTGTTGTTAAGGTTGCGAGGGAGCTGTGTCCAATGGGCACGACAAATGGGGCAAGTGACACTACCGTGGCGGACGTTGGAAGAGATGCAGGCAAAATGGAAAGCATGAGAACACTGAGCAGTGAATATAGCTTGGCCTGGACTACTTCCCTTGCTGTGGTAACTCAGAGAATCTAAGCATATAGCACACAAACCCTGCAAAGTTACACAACGCGACGAGTCAAGTGAACCGTCTATGAACATTTTACCAAGAAAAACCACTATTATAGAGTGATTAACACTATACTATTAGCAAACTAACCATACAAAAAAAAAAGATAACTACCATATTCAATTTTCAAAATATATATTGGAACAAAACACTTATATTAGAAGAAGTACTTTTGAATGAAAAGAAAAGTGGCATGCAGACACAGTTTGGCTAGACTCAGATGAAGATGAGGACAACTGCTTAGTTGTCAATTCCTTCATTAGTAGATATAAGTACCAGTACAAGCCCTTGTCAAGGCTTGTGGTTTTTCTAGCAACATCCAAACAGAAATTAATGATTTAAGTCATGATTGGATAAATAGTTTAATTAAGCACTATAACATAAGTGCTTATCATAGAGCTTATGAATGAATCATTTCTataacaaaatgaaataaaatgaaacTATTTTCCTACAAATTATAAGCTATTAGGCCATTTTAAAGAGTTTATGGAAATAAGTTGAAAACAACTTAAAGATATGTCTCAGTTATAATCATAAGCTCTCCCAATTAGTTTAACAAGTGCTTATGTCAATAGATACGCTCAAACAAATCAATCCAAACACCCCTTTAATCAGTCTTATCTCACTCTTTATGGACATCAATAAATGAGATTCCAATTCAACACTAAAGTGACAAAAGATTGAGTGCATCACAAAAGCTCACTCCCTTCATTAGGAAGCTATTGAACATGTAGATAACTCTTTAATTTGTCCAGAAAGGTTTACACAACAATAGAAAAAAAAAGCATGAGCATGCATGTTGTTGCAGATGAAACTTCCTAATGTAGGGTCTGTATCAATAATGAATTGATTCTTGGCTTCACTTATGCGCCATGTGCTAAGATATTCACATGTTAGTATCCTCTATTCACTACTTTTCTATTCTAAATAAATTTCAGTTCCAAAATAATTGCTTTAACATTTGctcaaaagaaaaaaaattaagCATCACATTAGAAAAGTTCAAGTAAAAAAGCAAAACCGCTCCATAAGGCCAATCGTTATGGTTCATTGGATTCTAAAGTATTTTCTCAAGTGTTTCAGAAAAGTCAAGAGATACTTTAAACAGGGAAATTGTCTTTAATCCTAAACTTGTGAATTTGTTGATAACATTTATACATATCAAGTTGCTTTTGTAGAATATTAATAATCAAGGTGGTTTAGATTTTAAGGAGCTACAAGTCAATTACCTTACTATGAAGCTcattgttgttgatgtttgtagTTATAGTTGAATCAGTTTCTTCAATTATTTCCCCTGAGGAATATTTTGTTGTAGATGGAGACACAAATGAGGAATTTGAGATCTGCAAACATGTTAAAAAACCTAAGTAAATGTCAAATTCTCTTATCACAAATCTTCATATATCAATCTGAAAAATATAATGTCAGTACTGATAAACACAAAATCCATAAGTAACCCTCTAACCACTATCATCACCAAAAGAAAAATACTAAAGAAATGTGAAAATTTCGAACATAATGGATTAACAAACATAACTAGGAAGGAACATCATCAATTCCATAAATTTCACATTTTTATGGAAACCCAATTTGGAAAAACTGAAGTTGATTCTAAAATGCAGATAAAGTTTGCAACTTTATCCAAAATGGTTAAACCCCAATAAGTAAAAAATGCATTTTGGTAGAAGAAGAAGAGGGAAATTGGAAGTGTGTACATACAGTAGCAGATAAAGCACAAGAAGTGTCAATGGAAACTGGATCCACCAATGATTTTCTTCTGGAGAATGAACCACATGCATAGATTGCAGCAACTGCAACTTTTCTTGCTACTTCTCTTAGCTTTGATGTTCCTCTTCTTCCTCCTCCTTCCCTCATTCTCTCTGTGTGACCCTTTGAGTCTAGAAATGAGAGggttttgtgtttgttgtgtgtgtttgagagagagagagagagaggagacAAAGGGGTCTGCAGAAATCAGCAATGAGCAGGTTTTGTTACAATCGTTGGTGTTACTTTTTAAAGTGactattattgttgttgttgtgttatTTTCTTTCTTCGTCAATATCATACACGCTTATGTACAAGTCAAGTACATTTTACATTCATATGCTTTCAAACCACTGCCACAAATATACATTATTATATTATATGTGGTCTTGTTCACATTTACCAATAGACTGTTACTTTGGAGTGGAGAGTTACTTTTTTTTACCCTCTTATTTTCCTACATATAAACTAGCCCAATTGGGTAGGAGAAAGTGATTTTCTTTTGACATGAAAATTATGTCTTTTGATATTGATGTGTATTTTAAAAATGAATGAGTAAGCACACTTTAAAATTTTAAGTGAGGAAGAGATTAAAAACATACTTTAAGATGGTTAGAAATTAGAaaattaaaaatacaaataaaaatgTCGACGGAAGATGTCGAAGTTGTGGTGGAGGTGAACAGACAGTCGAGTAAAAGTTGGTGAGCGGCGTAGGCCAACAGAGGAGCCGAGGAATCCGATAGAGGTCTAGTCATCTGACGGTGGAGTCCACCACAACTCTAATGGCGACGATAGGCCGGACTCCATAGAGAAGTTCATGTTTGTTGAGCATCGAGTCTAATTCGGTCGGTTCGTTTGTATCATGCTTGGTCGTTTTGGTTCACATATCCATTCATTAAAAGATTGTGTTTTTAGTTTGTTAATGATCGTTGAATTTCACAATATGTATCTCTTTCATTCTTGTTTCTGCAACCTTTAGAATGCAGTTTGAAAGACAAAGAGAGAATGTGGCAATCCTATATAAAAGTTAGAGAGACAATGGTAGAAATTCATATGATTGTGTTTTTGAAAGAGATTGAAAAACACTTGAGTAGAAAATAAAATTTATTCTTAGAAATTTAGGTGGCTATTTTCTTATAACTCTTTTGTACTCTCTTGTAACAATTCTTGCAACTATAGTGAATTAGAGAGATTTTCTTTGTGTTCTTGTCTTTTATCTTCTTCTTACTTGTTGTGGACCAGCCTTCACTATTAACATGTTAGTGTGTTGTTTGAGGTCATTTATTTTGGTTGTCATTGTTCTTTTCCGGAGACATCAAAATTTTTGGTATGTTTAAAGCTATTAACAAATTTGCTAGAATTATTAGAGTTTTAACAACAAGTGGCGCTCATTATGGGACAAAAGAATTTTGTTTGCAAGTGAGAACCATATGTCTAAATGGCAGATTAAGAAGTTTTTCAGAGACAATGATTTTGGATAATGGAATGTGAAGATGAAAACATTCTTAACTTAAGAGAAGTGTATTGAAGCATTGAATGATAAGACATTGATGCCTACTCGTCTAACACAAATAAATAAGACTAAGATGATGGATAAAGTCAAGAGTATCATTATCTTGTGCCTTGAGAATAAATTTCTAAGAGAAGTCTCTAGGGAGAAAATTGTTACTTCGATGTGACAAAAACTTAAATCATTGTATATGAACAAGTCTTTGTCTCACTAACTCTACTTATTTCAAATGGTAGAAAATAAATCCATATTGGAGCAGTTGACCGAATTTCACAAGATCATTAATGATTTGGAGAACATTGAGACGAAGATTGATGATGAGGACAAGACTCTACTCTTGTTAATCGCATTACGTAGATCCTTTGAGTACTTCAAATATGTCATTTTTATGGTAAGAAAGGTGTTATTACTTTTGATGAAGTTCAGACGACTCTAAGATCCAATAAATTTTCAAAGGTGAAATATTTGAAGGATGACAACAATGGTGAAGGTTTAAGTGTCTCAAGAGGAGAAAATGAGCGATCACTTCATGAGGGATTATCCCGAAAGAAGAGTCAATAATGATTATATTCAGACTCTTGTTGCCTTAGATGAGGATAATTATGAGAGTTCTAGTGCACTAGTGTTTTCGAGTTTAGATATTGGAGAGAGTTAAACTATGGATTTAGGTTGCTCTTATCACATGTGCCAAAGAAAAGAATACCTTGAGACCTTGAAGTTGGAGGAAAGTGAAGTAGTTTTTCTTGGTGACAATAAGGCTTGCAAGGTTTATGGTATTGGTACGCTCAAACTTAAAATGTTTAATGAACGCGAGTTTCATCTACACAATGTGAGGTATGTTCTAGAGCTCAAACGATTTTTTATCCATAAGCATGTTTGATGATTTAGGCTATTGTAGTAGAGTTGAATATGAGGTGTTGGAGATTTTATATGGTGGAGGGATCATGGATAAAAGG from Lathyrus oleraceus cultivar Zhongwan6 chromosome 1, CAAS_Psat_ZW6_1.0, whole genome shotgun sequence includes:
- the LOC127076163 gene encoding probable E3 ubiquitin-protein ligase WAVH2, whose protein sequence is MREGGGRRGTSKLREVARKVAVAAIYACGSFSRRKSLVDPVSIDTSCALSATISNSSFVSPSTTKYSSGEIIEETDSTITTNINNNELHSKGLCAICLDSLSYHSKGSSPGQAIFTAQCSHAFHFACISSNVRHGSVTCPICRAHWTQLPRNLNNTLSGSFASSNQSDPILRILDDSIATFRVHRRSVLRTARYDDDDPVEPNESPNTPKLCFSLEPIPPNAATSFHPALQVSNHASCPCSSSSMLHSSPMQTPYITCPSSNRAYLSVKLAHERATDLVLVASPNGPHLRLLKQAMALVVFSLRHIDRLAIVTYSSAAARVFPLRRMTTYGKRTALQVIDRLFYMGQADPVEGLKKGIKILEDRLHKNPESCILHLSDNPTRPYHAISMELPSTPIHRFHVGFGFGTSSGFVMQEFEEFLAKMLGGIVREIQLRICGAGEEGGNGRVIRIGEIRGGEERRIVLDLGDCSHVYVEYSYIEGEIDECVRRTGESVVGVGDEHKGEEDDDGEENENESERYMNSTNTGGRNSSVECWDFHDPYMARRWAKYLHGYRL